The nucleotide sequence GACAgatgagacgagagaacggagacggaagcaccaggaatgacaggggcgagagaggggagaaaggaaacagaaaaaaaaaatttggtccggttccccgacacgctgtcgctcggtcctcagccagccgagaggctgttcctcgcggtgccatgcggtggtactggacgctcaGTGGACGGCTTGCgcctcctccgccccctggcggccggcgatggctcttCCGGCTGAGGGCTGCCGGATGCTCCTCCCTTTTCCggcggacggcagcaggctccggcccacggcaagcggggctgactcctccgctccctcccggaCCATCCCACCTCGACAAAGGGGCGCGGCAGCGAGGCCCTAgtgtcctggcggccggcggtgGCTCCTCCAACTGCGGCAGCCAGTAGcaggtcccccgcttcctgctcctcccctttctggcggacggcagcaggctccggcctaCGGCAAGTGGGGCTGACCTCTCCACTCCCTTTCGGATGGCAGCCACCCCACTTCGACCCAGGCACACGGCACACGGCAGCGAGCTCTTTGTCCCAGCCGAAGCGTacttgctccagcaccaccgcccCGGGCAGCCGTTGGCGGACATACCTTGTCCGCGCTGCCTGACTCCACAGCACCGCGAGACCCCTcggggcgagggctcttcgaccatgtccctccttcctcccgggtttcggcacctctgtaataaagctcaataaaacggaaggaaggaggtgggaaccggcgaacattcaaacattttaatcaaaataaataaacaataaatccagcagtaaaaaggccggcagcccctcacggacgactgccaaccacacaaacataaacacataaacaaaacttaactaatgtccgtgTCATGGTTCtaccccaccttgtcttg is from Triplophysa rosa unplaced genomic scaffold, Trosa_1v2 scaffold110_ERROPOS82188, whole genome shotgun sequence and encodes:
- the LOC130549373 gene encoding uncharacterized protein LOC130549373; its protein translation is MVEEPSPRGVSRCCGVRQRGQGMSANGCPGRWCWSKYASAGTKSSLPCAVCLGRSGVAAIRKGVERSAPLAVGRSLLPSARKGRSRKRGTCYWLPQLEEPPPAARTLGPRCRAPLSRWDGPGGSGGVSPACRGPEPAAVRRKREEHPAALSRKSHRRPPGGGGGASRPLSVQYHRMAPRGTASRLAEDRATACRGTGPNFFFLFPFSPLSPLSFLVLPSPFSRLICPYPQVLGPLRLAPRGGVSTVLWVLPGL